A stretch of Alkalibaculum bacchi DNA encodes these proteins:
- a CDS encoding TetR/AcrR family transcriptional regulator: MKREEKNMLKRQQIISSAIAEFGVNSYTEASLNAICKNGNISKGIIYHYFKDKDELYLVCVTECFDRLTTFLNSEKITFNNVEQGIEKYLDLRHQFFKANPDFSNIFTNALLQPPKHLVERIKEIKVGLDKFNINFYEQVLKNVNLKSYVCHEEAIEYFLIFQESFNFHFQNKTYGDFTKLFDEHELKLGKLLKIMFYGIAKEETE, encoded by the coding sequence ATGAAGCGAGAAGAAAAAAACATGCTAAAGAGACAACAGATAATTAGTAGTGCTATAGCTGAATTCGGGGTTAATAGCTATACAGAAGCATCCTTAAATGCTATTTGCAAAAATGGTAATATATCAAAAGGAATTATTTATCATTATTTTAAAGATAAAGATGAGCTATATCTGGTTTGTGTTACTGAATGCTTTGATAGGTTAACTACTTTCCTTAATAGTGAAAAGATAACCTTCAATAATGTTGAACAGGGTATTGAGAAGTATCTTGATTTACGTCATCAATTCTTTAAAGCAAATCCTGATTTTAGCAATATATTTACAAACGCTTTATTACAGCCACCTAAGCACTTAGTAGAGAGAATAAAGGAAATAAAAGTTGGACTAGATAAATTCAATATCAATTTTTATGAACAAGTTCTTAAAAATGTGAATCTTAAAAGTTATGTTTGCCACGAAGAAGCAATTGAATATTTTCTTATATTTCAAGAATCATTTAATTTTCACTTTCAAAATAAAACTTATGGAGATTTTACGAAGTTATTTGATGAACACGAGCTTAAATTAGGGAAGTTATTAAAAATTATGTTTTATGGGATAGCAAAGGAGGAAACAGAATAA
- a CDS encoding metallophosphoesterase family protein, producing the protein KTIDRVIKCFQEDEVNCIIFGHSHMPLSQLYNDILLFNPGSPTDKRRNKNYSFGILEIHESIQPHIVYF; encoded by the coding sequence AAAACCATAGACCGTGTAATAAAATGTTTTCAAGAGGACGAAGTAAACTGCATTATTTTCGGGCACAGCCATATGCCATTATCACAGCTCTATAACGACATTTTACTATTTAACCCAGGCTCGCCAACAGACAAAAGACGAAACAAAAATTATTCTTTTGGTATTTTAGAAATTCACGAGAGTATTCAGCCTCATATAGTATATTTTTAG
- a CDS encoding energy-coupling factor ABC transporter permease, protein MHMADALITPIVGGAMWATSTGVASYSVKKVQQDLDEKKIPLMGIMGAFVFAAQMINFTIPGTGSSGHIGGGILLAILLGPHAGFITMASILAIQALFFADGGLLALGANIFNLGFYTCYLAYPLIYKNIVKKEMTKTRIFVGSFLSAIIGLQFGAFSVVLETLFSGKTELPFNIFVLMMQPIHLAIGIVEGLLTAAVVTFVWNARPEILQSSSVKISNGVSYKKVMVILLCATVFIGGILSWYASSNPDGLEWSIENVMGTPELETSGGIYDTLSNLQEKTAFLPDYSFKIDSEAKIESNSPINGGTSLSGIVGILLTLAFATSIGLISYRY, encoded by the coding sequence ATGCATATGGCAGACGCTTTAATTACACCAATCGTTGGAGGTGCTATGTGGGCTACTTCGACTGGTGTCGCTTCCTATTCCGTTAAAAAGGTTCAACAAGATTTAGACGAAAAAAAGATTCCTCTTATGGGAATCATGGGGGCCTTTGTCTTCGCTGCTCAAATGATTAACTTCACTATACCAGGTACGGGTTCAAGCGGGCACATCGGTGGAGGAATTCTCTTAGCTATTTTATTAGGACCTCATGCAGGATTTATCACTATGGCTTCGATTCTTGCCATACAAGCCCTATTCTTCGCTGACGGAGGACTACTTGCACTAGGAGCTAATATTTTTAATCTAGGATTTTATACTTGCTATTTAGCTTATCCCCTCATATATAAAAATATCGTAAAAAAAGAGATGACAAAAACCAGGATATTTGTAGGCTCTTTTCTTTCTGCAATTATTGGATTGCAGTTTGGAGCTTTCAGCGTAGTTTTGGAGACGCTTTTTTCAGGAAAAACAGAATTGCCTTTCAACATATTTGTCCTTATGATGCAACCCATCCATTTAGCGATTGGCATTGTGGAAGGTTTATTGACTGCAGCTGTAGTTACTTTCGTATGGAACGCTCGTCCTGAGATTTTACAATCATCAAGCGTAAAAATTTCTAATGGTGTTTCTTACAAAAAGGTAATGGTTATTTTACTATGCGCAACAGTATTTATTGGTGGTATATTATCCTGGTATGCTTCTTCTAATCCTGATGGATTAGAATGGTCTATTGAAAATGTAATGGGAACTCCCGAATTAGAGACCTCTGGAGGGATTTATGATACCCTAAGTAATCTGCAAGAAAAAACCGCCTTTTTACCTGACTATTCCTTCAAAATTGATTCAGAAGCAAAAATTGAATCAAACTCTCCTATCAATGGAGGCACTTCCCTTTCTGGTATTGTTGGAATTTTGTTGACACTTGCATTTGCTACCTCTATTGGACTCATATCATATAGATACTGA
- a CDS encoding cation:proton antiporter → MNLLILRLLIGISIAFFMGKFVSKIKLPAILGWLLTGMIIGPYAVGIISDELLSASWYQIILSIFECAMGLMIGTELVWKELKRSGKQIVITTIFQSITTFLVVTLFFGTIFYFTNVPLYVALIFGGIALATAPAPALSIVKEFKAEGPVTRTLIPMAALDDIVAIIVFFSITTFITAANAEKSTPLYLMLAIMIILPLAIGVAVGLFGGIILKKERSRSTTLMITVILLLLVSSVGLVFNNLILEEPILNFMLIGMAFSATFANIVSEERLSEIMNAFNPILELSLMIVILNLGAPLDYHLILGAGIFTVVYIISRATGKYAGAFLGAKMTGLPKTVEKYLGLTLLPHSGVSLVFTGIAATTLSTFDPTSAAILQGTIAAAAVINEIIAVIIAKKAFEWAGELERQTPINVSSDFSINSN, encoded by the coding sequence ATGAATTTACTAATACTAAGGCTTCTGATAGGAATTTCTATTGCATTTTTTATGGGTAAATTTGTATCAAAGATAAAGCTACCTGCTATTTTAGGATGGCTCTTAACAGGTATGATTATAGGACCTTATGCAGTGGGTATAATAAGTGATGAACTGTTAAGTGCTAGTTGGTATCAAATTATTTTAAGTATTTTTGAGTGCGCTATGGGTCTTATGATTGGTACTGAACTTGTGTGGAAAGAGCTCAAACGATCGGGGAAACAAATTGTAATAACGACCATTTTCCAATCTATTACGACATTTTTAGTGGTAACATTATTTTTTGGAACAATTTTTTATTTTACTAATGTACCGCTTTATGTGGCACTTATTTTTGGAGGAATTGCACTTGCAACAGCCCCTGCACCAGCTTTATCTATAGTTAAAGAATTTAAAGCAGAAGGTCCAGTAACGAGAACTTTAATTCCTATGGCAGCCCTTGATGATATTGTTGCAATTATTGTATTTTTCAGCATTACTACCTTTATTACTGCTGCTAATGCAGAAAAATCAACACCACTATATCTGATGCTGGCTATAATGATAATATTACCACTTGCTATTGGAGTAGCAGTCGGATTATTCGGAGGGATTATCTTAAAAAAAGAGCGTTCTAGAAGTACAACCTTAATGATTACGGTTATACTTTTATTACTAGTTTCAAGTGTAGGACTTGTATTTAATAACCTGATTTTAGAAGAACCAATTCTGAATTTTATGTTAATAGGTATGGCTTTCTCTGCCACTTTTGCTAATATTGTATCTGAAGAAAGATTGTCAGAAATAATGAATGCTTTCAATCCAATCCTTGAACTCTCTTTGATGATTGTTATCTTAAATCTAGGTGCACCGCTTGATTACCATTTAATTTTAGGTGCAGGAATATTTACAGTAGTATACATTATATCAAGGGCAACAGGTAAATATGCAGGTGCATTTTTAGGAGCGAAAATGACAGGTTTGCCAAAAACTGTGGAAAAATATTTAGGACTCACACTATTACCTCATTCTGGTGTTTCACTTGTCTTCACAGGCATTGCGGCTACAACATTAAGTACTTTTGATCCTACTTCTGCAGCGATACTCCAAGGAACAATTGCGGCTGCGGCTGTAATAAATGAGATTATCGCAGTTATCATAGCTAAAAAGGCTTTCGAGTGGGCAGGAGAATTAGAAAGACAGACACCGATAAATGTATCATCGGATTTTAGTATAAATTCAAATTAA
- the cbiQ gene encoding cobalt ECF transporter T component CbiQ, which produces MANIGNSTYELRYLDELSQKDTLVHNIHPLIKLIVSLSYIVLAVSYGKYDIMGLLPLIIYPIIIFNLGDIPFLPIAKRTLIVLPLVLGLGIFNPIMDRNLVTLFGNFSLIGGWLSYITLIIKSLLTVVSALLLISTTGIEKIIQAMSQIKISKIIVMQFLLTYRYISVLLEEITNIWTAYSLRAPAQKGIHYQSWGPLLGQLLIRSYDRAQRIYNGMVLRGFNGDFYRLNNNKLLFKDITYGVLWILFFLLVRFYNIPMLLGSIMTGV; this is translated from the coding sequence ATGGCAAATATAGGAAATTCTACGTATGAATTAAGATATTTAGATGAGTTATCTCAGAAAGATACTTTAGTTCATAATATTCACCCCCTCATAAAGTTAATTGTGAGCCTTTCCTATATCGTGTTAGCGGTTTCCTATGGAAAGTACGACATTATGGGGCTGTTACCACTAATAATTTACCCGATTATTATATTCAATCTCGGTGATATTCCCTTTTTGCCAATAGCAAAGAGGACGCTAATTGTTCTGCCTTTAGTCTTAGGGCTTGGAATCTTTAACCCCATTATGGATCGAAATTTGGTGACACTCTTTGGAAATTTCAGCCTAATTGGGGGATGGCTTTCTTATATTACGCTTATTATAAAGTCCCTTTTAACGGTAGTTTCTGCCTTGTTGTTGATTTCCACGACAGGAATAGAGAAGATCATTCAGGCAATGAGTCAAATAAAGATTTCTAAAATAATTGTCATGCAGTTTCTACTTACTTATCGCTATATATCCGTGCTATTAGAAGAGATCACTAATATATGGACTGCGTATTCACTTAGGGCACCTGCTCAAAAAGGAATTCATTATCAGTCTTGGGGACCTTTGCTAGGTCAGCTACTGATTCGTTCTTATGACAGAGCTCAGAGAATATATAATGGGATGGTTTTAAGAGGGTTCAATGGTGATTTTTATAGATTAAACAATAACAAACTACTTTTTAAAGATATTACCTATGGGGTTTTATGGATTCTCTTCTTTCTACTAGTAAGATTCTATAATATTCCCATGTTATTAGGTTCAATTATGACAGGAGTGTAA